A DNA window from Deinococcus malanensis contains the following coding sequences:
- the pgm gene encoding phosphoglucomutase (alpha-D-glucose-1,6-bisphosphate-dependent), producing the protein MTQSPLAGQPAPSSLLTNIPRLVSHYYETRPDVRDPLQRVSFGTSGHRGTSLGATFNEAHILAITQAVCEYRVSAGIQGPLFMGLDTHALSEPAWMSALQVLAANGVRAHVQPGFFTPTPLVSHAILEYNRSGQADRADGIVITPSHNPPQDGGFKYNPPSGGPADTDVTKVIQARANAILENEMRDVHRLSLEDAMNALVPFDFVTPYVEGLPQVVDLDAIRHSGVRLGVDPLGGSSLPVWQAIAARHNLNLTIVNEEVDPRFAFMSVDKDGKIRMDCSSPFAMASLLRLKDDFDVAVGNDPDADRHGVVTPDGLMNPNHYLAVMIDYLFQNRPGWSADAAVGKTLVSSALIDRVAAGIGRRVLEVPVGFKYFVEGLLDGSLGFGGEESAGASFLQMDGRAWSTDKDGIIPGLLAAEITAKTGQTPSRRFADLSARYGETAYDRQDAPATSEQKKILAALSPEQVTATTLAGHPITARLTRAPGNNESIGGLKVTTEHAWFAARPSGTEDVYKIYAESFKGKDHLQQVMAEARDVVSAALTQ; encoded by the coding sequence ATGACCCAGAGTCCATTGGCCGGACAGCCTGCTCCCTCGTCCCTGTTGACCAACATCCCGCGCCTCGTGTCTCATTACTACGAGACTCGCCCCGACGTCCGCGACCCCTTGCAGCGCGTAAGTTTCGGCACCAGCGGGCACCGCGGCACCAGCCTGGGCGCCACATTCAACGAGGCCCATATCCTGGCCATTACCCAGGCGGTCTGTGAGTACCGCGTCTCGGCCGGGATTCAGGGCCCTCTGTTTATGGGGCTTGACACCCACGCTTTGTCAGAACCTGCGTGGATGAGTGCCCTGCAGGTGCTGGCGGCCAACGGCGTCCGTGCGCACGTGCAGCCCGGTTTTTTCACGCCCACACCGCTGGTCAGCCACGCGATCCTGGAGTACAACCGCTCGGGCCAGGCCGACAGGGCTGACGGCATCGTGATCACGCCCAGCCACAACCCGCCGCAGGACGGCGGATTTAAATACAACCCTCCCAGCGGTGGCCCCGCCGATACCGACGTAACGAAAGTTATCCAGGCACGTGCCAACGCGATCCTGGAAAATGAGATGCGGGATGTCCACCGACTCAGCCTCGAAGACGCCATGAACGCCCTGGTTCCCTTCGACTTCGTGACTCCTTATGTCGAGGGCCTGCCGCAGGTGGTTGACCTGGACGCCATCCGCCACAGCGGCGTGCGGCTGGGCGTGGACCCGCTGGGCGGCAGCAGCCTGCCGGTGTGGCAGGCCATAGCGGCGCGCCACAACCTGAACCTGACCATCGTGAACGAGGAGGTGGACCCACGATTCGCGTTCATGAGTGTGGACAAGGACGGCAAGATCCGCATGGACTGCTCGAGCCCCTTTGCCATGGCCAGCCTGCTGCGCCTGAAGGACGATTTCGACGTGGCAGTCGGCAATGACCCTGATGCCGACCGTCATGGAGTCGTGACCCCGGATGGACTGATGAACCCCAACCATTACCTCGCGGTCATGATCGACTACCTGTTCCAGAACCGGCCAGGGTGGAGCGCAGACGCTGCGGTGGGCAAGACGCTGGTCAGCAGTGCCCTGATCGACCGGGTGGCCGCTGGTATCGGGCGCCGCGTGCTGGAGGTGCCGGTGGGTTTCAAGTACTTCGTGGAGGGCTTGCTGGACGGCTCATTAGGTTTCGGCGGCGAGGAGTCCGCCGGTGCCAGCTTTCTGCAGATGGACGGCCGCGCCTGGAGCACCGACAAGGACGGCATCATCCCCGGTCTGCTGGCCGCCGAGATCACCGCGAAAACGGGTCAGACTCCCTCCCGGCGGTTCGCGGATCTCAGCGCCCGGTACGGCGAGACCGCCTACGACCGCCAGGACGCACCTGCTACTTCGGAGCAGAAGAAGATCCTGGCGGCCCTGTCGCCCGAGCAGGTGACCGCCACCACGCTGGCCGGTCACCCCATCACTGCGCGTCTGACCCGCGCACCCGGCAACAATGAATCTATCGGCGGACTGAAGGTCACCACCGAGCACGCCTGGTTCG